GTCTTCAACCATTTGGCTCAAAAAGACATACATCAAATCATTGATATTGCTCTTAAGAAGCTATTCAAACGTATCGAGGAACTTGGATATACAGTCAAGCTTACTGACAAAGCCAAAGATTTCTTAGCTACTAAAGGATATGACCAACAATATGGAGCTAGACCTTTGCATAGAGCTATTCAAAAATACCTTGAAGATGCTGTTGCGGAGGAAATACTAAATGGCAACTTGGAAGAAGGGGATATCATCCTAGCTGATCATTCAAAAGATTCGCAAGAACTTAAAGTAACTATTGAGAAAAACAATAAAACATCAAAAGAGAGTTAAACACTCTCTTTTGATCAACAAAAAAGCCTTGGCAAAACTGCCAAGGCTTTTTTATGCTTATTAGCATCTATATTTTTATTGATTAAGACTTCTTGCTTAACGCTTCCGCTCCTGCAACAATCTCTAAAATTTCTGTTGTAATAGCTGCTTGTCGAGTTCTGTTATAAGTCAATCGCAATGACTTCAACAATTCTCCTGCATTATCAGTTGCTTTATCCATAGCTGTCATTCTAGCGCCATGCTCAGAAGCATTTGACTCCAACAAAGCTTTGTAGAATTGCATCTTCAAAGATTTAGGAATCAATTCTTCAATGATGAATTCCTTAGAAGGCTCATAGATAAAATCCGACTCAAAATTCTCGCTATTGCTTTCTTCTGACTCAGATTGCTGAATTGGCAAGAACTGCTCGTCTCTCAAGATTTGAACCGCTACATTTCTAAACTCATTGTAAATCAACTCTACTTGGTCGAATTTACCGTTTAAGAAACCGTTCATAGCATGCTCGGCCGCAGGCCTTACATTGTCAAAAGACAAATCTTGGAAAGAATCCACATAATCCTCGATAAGGTTATACCCTCTCCTAGCAAAATACTGTTGAGCTTTTCGGCCAATAGGCATAATAGTCAAAAAGCCAGCCTCATAAGCTCTCTTGTACTTTTCATCAATTACAGATAAAGTTTTTTTGATAGCATTCATATTGAACGCTCCACAAAGACCTCTATCAGAAGTGACCACTACAAGCAAAACCTTATTAACTTCTCTCTCAACAGCAAATTCGATTGAAGAATGATCACTACCAGAAGAAACATTTTCCAAAATAGAAGTCAGCTTCTCCGTGTACGGTCTCACTCTTTCTATTCTATCTTGCGCTCTTCTCAGTTTTGACGCAGCTACCATTTTCATGGCTTTAGTAATTTGCTGTGTCGATTTTACCGAAGTGATTCTATTCTTTACTTCCTTTAAGTTTGCCATATTCGATATGCTTAAAAACAGCAAGCCAGTTTCATCCAGCTTGCCTTATTAAAGTCTCTTAATTCTGGTAGTTTTTAGCCACAGAGCCTGCTACTTCCTTAATAGCAGAAATCGCACTGTCACTTAGCTTACCAGCTCTCAAATCAGCCAAAGCTTCTTTCTTCTCAGAAACCATAGTATCCAAGAACTCTTTTTGGAAAGCTTTTACTTTTGAAGTAGGAACAGTGTCCATCAAACCTTTAGTAGAAACGTAGATAATTGCTACTTGCTGCTCTACTGGCATTGGCGCGAACTGAGGTTGCTTCAATACCTCTTGGTTATTTCTACCTCTGTCGATTACCAATTTAGTCGCTGCATCCAAATCAGAGCCAAACTTAGCAAATGCTTCTAGCTCGCGGAATTGCGCCTGGTCAAGCTTCAAAGTACCTGATACTTTTTTCATTGACTTGATCTGAGCCGAACCACCAACACGCGATACAGAAATACCAACGTTAATCGCAGGTCTGATACCCGAGTTGAACAAGTTTGTCTCCAAGAATATCTGTCCGTCAGTAATCGAAATTACGTTAGTAGGGATATAAGCAGAAACGTCACCCGCTTGAGTCTCAATAATTGGAAGTGCCGTTAAAGAACCGCCACCTTTTACTTTTGACTTCATCGACTCTGGCAAATCATTCATATCTTTAGCGATATCATCATTCGCGTTAACTTTAGCCGCTCTCTCCAACAATCTCGAGTGAAGGTAGAATACATCACCAGGATAAGCCTCACGACCTGGAGGTCTTCTAAGCAACAAAGAAACCTCACGGTATGCAACAGCTTGCTTTGACAAGTCATCATAAACTACTAAAGCCGGCTTACCTTGATCTCTGAAATACTCTCCAATCGCAGCACCTGCAAACGGAGCGTATACTTGCATCGGAGCTGGATCTGCCGCAGTCGCCGCTACAACTGTAGTATAAGCCATTGCGCCTGCTTTTTCCAATGCAGTAACTATATTCAATACTGTAGAAGCTTTCTGACCTACTGCAACATAAATACAGTAAACAGGCTCGCCTCTATCATAAAATTCTTTTTGGTTGATGATCGCGTCAATCGCCACGGCAGTTTTACCTGTCTGTCTATCACCAATAATAAGCTCACGCTGTCCTCTACCAATTGGAATCATTGAGTCAACTGAAATGATTCCAGTTTGCAATGGTTCTGCAACAGGCTCACGGAATACAACACCTGGAGCTTTTCTCTCCAAAGGCATCTCAGCAGCTTCACCTTCCATAGGACCTTTTCCGTCGATAGGATTACCCAAAGTATCCACTACACGACCTACAATTCCGTCACTAACTTTGATTGAAGCGATTTGCTTAGTTCTTTTTACCGTATCTCCTTCTTTAACATCCGAAGAGTCGCCGAAAAGCACGGCACCTACATTATCTTCTTCAAGGTTCAATACCATTCCCCTTGAACCGTTTTCGAATTCGATCAACTCACCAGCTTGCACTTTGGATAAACCGTAGATACGAGCAACACCGTCACCCACTTCAAGTACAGTACCGATTTCCTCCAACTGAGCTTCGTTCTTTACACCGGCAAGTTCATCTTTCAATATTGCTGAAACCTCATCAGGTCTAACTTCTGCCATTTTTATACTAGATTGTATATTCTATAACTTATTTACTAACCTACTTAAATCCTACGGAAATTATTTTGTAAGACTTCTCTTGATCGTTGACAACTTAGTCTTGACTGAAGCGTCAATCTGTCTGTCATCAATTTTGAAAACATAACCACCGATGATTTCAGGCGCTACGATTTCCTCAAGCTCTATCTGCTGAGCACCAGTATGTTGCTTAGCAGCGTCGACAAATGCGTTTCTCATCTCTTCCGTCAATGGGAAGGTCGTTTGTATAGAAGCTGAAGCGATGTTTTTCGTCTGATAATACAGAGACACAAAAGACTCCATAATCGCAGGCAAAATAT
The Aureibacter tunicatorum DNA segment above includes these coding regions:
- the atpH gene encoding ATP synthase F1 subunit delta, coding for MADFRVATRYAKALVDLATEKNSLDKVYEDVRLINDVCAENESLVVILKNPIVDNEKKQAVLEKLFNGKVSEITTVFLRLIASKKRADILPAIMESFVSLYYQTKNIASASIQTTFPLTEEMRNAFVDAAKQHTGAQQIELEEIVAPEIIGGYVFKIDDRQIDASVKTKLSTIKRSLTK
- the atpA gene encoding F0F1 ATP synthase subunit alpha, producing MAEVRPDEVSAILKDELAGVKNEAQLEEIGTVLEVGDGVARIYGLSKVQAGELIEFENGSRGMVLNLEEDNVGAVLFGDSSDVKEGDTVKRTKQIASIKVSDGIVGRVVDTLGNPIDGKGPMEGEAAEMPLERKAPGVVFREPVAEPLQTGIISVDSMIPIGRGQRELIIGDRQTGKTAVAIDAIINQKEFYDRGEPVYCIYVAVGQKASTVLNIVTALEKAGAMAYTTVVAATAADPAPMQVYAPFAGAAIGEYFRDQGKPALVVYDDLSKQAVAYREVSLLLRRPPGREAYPGDVFYLHSRLLERAAKVNANDDIAKDMNDLPESMKSKVKGGGSLTALPIIETQAGDVSAYIPTNVISITDGQIFLETNLFNSGIRPAINVGISVSRVGGSAQIKSMKKVSGTLKLDQAQFRELEAFAKFGSDLDAATKLVIDRGRNNQEVLKQPQFAPMPVEQQVAIIYVSTKGLMDTVPTSKVKAFQKEFLDTMVSEKKEALADLRAGKLSDSAISAIKEVAGSVAKNYQN
- the atpG gene encoding ATP synthase F1 subunit gamma, translated to MANLKEVKNRITSVKSTQQITKAMKMVAASKLRRAQDRIERVRPYTEKLTSILENVSSGSDHSSIEFAVEREVNKVLLVVVTSDRGLCGAFNMNAIKKTLSVIDEKYKRAYEAGFLTIMPIGRKAQQYFARRGYNLIEDYVDSFQDLSFDNVRPAAEHAMNGFLNGKFDQVELIYNEFRNVAVQILRDEQFLPIQQSESEESNSENFESDFIYEPSKEFIIEELIPKSLKMQFYKALLESNASEHGARMTAMDKATDNAGELLKSLRLTYNRTRQAAITTEILEIVAGAEALSKKS